One Pseudobdellovibrionaceae bacterium genomic window carries:
- the mltG gene encoding endolytic transglycosylase MltG, whose protein sequence is MRIFFLTTVSVFLSLGCTRQLPDFFTEKEKQVVVDIKPEQGFHTLNANLQKQSLVRYPFIFKAVAKITSMDKNVRPGEYVVSNKWSYLKLLKIFKQGSRRKINLTIPEGFNIFQIAELLEQKQLGKAKVFLQLCTSTKFVKQIFKKHSPEKQWPTNIFSLEGYLFPDTYHFYKYDSEKSIINTLVAKFFFNYQKLALKKHSKLSRHKVITMASIVEKETGQAKERALIAGVFFNRLKKGMRLQTDPTILYGMWVNGSKSNNIRRKDILAYTKYNTYRIKALPIGPIANPGTKAIQAVFFPKKSSFLYFVSKNNGEHVFTSTYQEHLKYVRQYQLRRARRARRVPKTLAPK, encoded by the coding sequence ATGCGCATATTTTTTTTAACTACAGTAAGTGTTTTTTTGTCTTTGGGCTGCACAAGGCAATTGCCTGATTTTTTTACCGAAAAAGAAAAGCAGGTTGTTGTAGATATTAAACCAGAACAAGGTTTTCACACCCTTAACGCAAATTTACAAAAACAATCTTTGGTTAGGTATCCTTTTATTTTTAAAGCCGTGGCTAAAATTACCAGCATGGATAAAAATGTGCGCCCAGGGGAGTATGTTGTTTCTAATAAATGGTCGTATTTAAAATTATTAAAAATTTTTAAACAGGGTTCGCGACGAAAAATAAACTTAACTATTCCAGAGGGATTTAATATTTTTCAAATTGCAGAGCTGCTAGAGCAAAAACAACTAGGCAAAGCTAAAGTATTTTTACAGCTATGCACAAGCACTAAATTTGTTAAACAAATTTTTAAAAAACATAGCCCCGAAAAACAATGGCCAACTAATATTTTTAGTTTAGAGGGGTATCTTTTTCCAGACACATATCATTTTTATAAATACGATTCTGAAAAAAGCATTATTAACACTTTAGTTGCAAAGTTTTTTTTTAATTATCAAAAACTGGCATTAAAAAAACATAGCAAGCTTAGCCGACACAAAGTTATTACTATGGCAAGCATTGTAGAAAAAGAAACCGGACAAGCCAAAGAAAGAGCTTTAATTGCGGGGGTATTTTTTAACCGCTTAAAAAAAGGAATGCGATTACAAACCGACCCCACTATTTTATATGGAATGTGGGTTAACGGATCTAAAAGCAATAATATTCGCAGAAAAGATATTTTAGCTTATACCAAATATAACACTTATCGCATTAAGGCTTTGCCCATAGGGCCTATTGCTAATCCGGGGACAAAGGCAATTCAAGCGGTTTTTTTTCCTAAAAAATCTAGCTTTTTATATTTTGTAAGTAAAAATAATGGAGAGCATGTTTTTACATCTACTTATCAAGAGCATTTAAAATATGTTCGTCAGTATCAATTGCGAAGAGCACGAAGAGCACGAAGAGTACCAAAAACACTTGCGCCAAAGTAA
- a CDS encoding aldehyde dehydrogenase family protein, translating to MKNLEIPYKGFYFNSKFHAIKNFDDQWEVRSPSNLEDTVMRVSSNKSLLKEVCVAAHKASTLWKYKSLEERIGYMEKVKALFVKNVDVIAKVIARETGKPLWESTGEAKALASKITVTIEHSLKLVRTEKIENILPQVTGLTQFKPQGVLAVIGPFNFPAHLANGHIIPALLTGNTVIFKPSEKTPATAQILTEMFHQAGLPQGVFNLVQGQAQLSQSLVEHELVDGVLFTGSYDVGLKIKKQLLNHPSKILALEMGGKNSSLVWKDTNIKKAVYENIVASFITSGQRCSCTSQIFIHESVYDKFTEAFIKGIANIKIGHWADPVFMGPLIDQQAVSRHLSAQKQAVAEGGELLLQGKALELQHKGHYVGPAVFGFSEYKKTSVYQNSEWFSPQVSLYKVKDFDQASFIINSSGFGLVASLFSNDEVLHNKAFLDWKVGLLNINRATTGASSRLPFGGLGKSGNHRPSAHFSVQYCTTPVALLKSDDSFLGSNMTGFSF from the coding sequence ATGAAAAATTTAGAAATACCTTATAAAGGATTTTATTTTAATTCAAAGTTTCACGCGATAAAAAATTTTGACGATCAGTGGGAGGTGCGCTCCCCCTCCAATTTAGAAGACACAGTAATGCGGGTTAGCAGCAATAAAAGTTTGTTAAAAGAGGTGTGTGTTGCAGCTCATAAAGCCTCTACTTTGTGGAAGTATAAAAGTTTAGAAGAGCGAATTGGTTATATGGAAAAAGTAAAAGCTTTGTTTGTTAAAAATGTGGATGTAATAGCTAAGGTTATTGCACGAGAAACGGGCAAGCCGCTATGGGAATCCACAGGAGAAGCTAAGGCCTTGGCTTCTAAAATTACTGTGACCATAGAGCATTCGCTAAAGTTAGTGCGCACAGAAAAGATAGAAAACATTTTACCTCAAGTTACAGGATTAACGCAGTTTAAACCACAGGGGGTGCTTGCGGTTATTGGTCCATTTAATTTTCCCGCGCATTTGGCAAACGGGCATATTATTCCCGCCTTACTTACAGGAAATACGGTTATTTTTAAGCCTTCAGAAAAAACTCCGGCCACGGCACAGATTTTAACAGAAATGTTTCATCAAGCAGGCTTACCCCAAGGAGTATTTAATTTGGTTCAAGGCCAAGCGCAGTTAAGCCAATCTTTAGTGGAGCACGAATTAGTAGATGGTGTTTTGTTTACAGGCTCTTATGATGTAGGGCTAAAAATAAAAAAACAATTATTAAATCATCCCAGCAAAATACTAGCTTTAGAAATGGGAGGCAAAAACTCTAGTTTAGTGTGGAAAGACACAAACATTAAAAAAGCCGTTTATGAAAACATAGTAGCTAGCTTTATTACTTCGGGACAAAGGTGCTCTTGCACTAGTCAAATTTTTATTCACGAATCGGTATATGATAAATTTACAGAGGCTTTTATAAAAGGCATTGCTAATATTAAAATCGGTCATTGGGCGGACCCGGTATTTATGGGCCCTTTAATTGATCAACAAGCAGTGAGCCGTCATTTAAGCGCGCAAAAACAAGCAGTGGCCGAAGGCGGGGAATTATTGCTACAAGGAAAGGCTTTAGAGTTACAACACAAAGGGCATTATGTAGGCCCAGCGGTTTTTGGTTTTTCAGAATATAAAAAAACTTCTGTATACCAAAACAGCGAATGGTTTTCCCCCCAAGTAAGTTTATACAAAGTTAAAGATTTTGATCAGGCCAGCTTTATAATTAATAGTTCTGGCTTTGGTTTAGTGGCGTCTTTATTTAGCAATGATGAAGTGTTACACAATAAAGCATTTTTAGATTGGAAGGTGGGCCTGTTAAATATTAATCGAGCAACCACGGGGGCTAGTTCTCGCCTTCCCTTTGGAGGTTTAGGTAAGTCGGGAAACCACAGGCCTTCGGCGCATTTTTCTGTACAATATTGCACCACTCCCGTAGCTTTATTAAAAAGCGATGATAGTTTTTTGGGGTCTAACATGACAGGATTTTCTTTTTAA